The following nucleotide sequence is from Salinispirillum sp. LH 10-3-1.
TCTTATAGTTGTGTCGCATGGTGCTTAGGCGGGCGCGCTGGGTCAACAATCATGCACTTGCATGCAACAATGCAGGCAAAAGTCAGCGGATAGGTTTAAGTGACGAGTGTAAACCTGAGTGTATCGTTGAATGCACACTGGGGCAGTGCGTCTGACCAACGCGCGCGTCGGCTATTTCCCCACCCCACGCGGTGCGCTACTATGCAGGCATAATTTTCCCCTTGGCGCGGGTGTTCCGTTCGCCAATTCTAGAGTGCAGGAATTCGACCCATGATTTTAGACAACCTGACCCCGGTAGGCCTGGATCCTATTTTGTCGCTGTCTGCGGCTTGTCGCGCTGACGACCGCCCGCACAAAGTGGATTTGGGCATTGGTGTGTACCGTGATAGCCACGGTGAAACGCCCGTTATGGTAGCCATTAAAATGGCCGAAGCGCGCTTGTTGGAACACCAGACCAGCAAAGCCTATGTCGGCATGGCCGGGAACGAGTCGTTCAACGAATCAATGATCAACCTGTTGCTGGGTGAGAGCAAAGCCAAAGCGCGTGCTGTCGGTGTGCAAACCCCAGGAGCCAGTGGCGCACTGCGGATGCTGGCGGACGTCATCAAGATGTCGACCCCGGATGCAACGGTGTGGCTCAGTGACCTCAGTTATGCGAACCATGCACCGATCATGAAAACCGCGGGCTTGAACGTGCGGTATTATCCGTACTTTGACCCCGAGACCAAACTGGTACAAGCCGATGCGATGTTGGCAGCGTTGCGCGAAGCCGGGAAGAACGATGTGGTTCTGCTGCACGGTTCTTGTCACAACCCGACCGGCGCCGACATTGACTTGGATACCTGGAAAAACATCACCACCTTGGCCGTATCACAAGGCTTCTTGCCGTTTGTTGATATGGCCTATCAGGGCTTTGGCGATGGCATGGATGAAGACGCTGCCGGGCTGCGCTATTTGGTCGACCGTGTGGAATCCATGGTGATCGCCAGTTCGTGTTCCAAGAACTTCGGCCTGTACCGCGAGCGCACCGGGATCGCTGTCGTAGTAGGGAAGACGCTGGAGCAAGCGCAAGCAGTGAAAAGCCGCATCATGGAGTCGGCACGCGGTACCTACACCATGCCACCAGACCACGGTGCGGCCTTGGTGGATATGATTCTGCGCGATACCTCGTTGCGCACCAACTGGCAGTCGGAAGTCAGCTCTATGCGCCAGCGCGTGCAGACCTTACGTACGCTGTTGGCCGATGCGCTGCGCGAAAAGAGCGGTACTCAAGACTGGGAATTTATCAAACACCACAAGGGTATGTTTTCAGTGTTGGGCATTACCGCCGAACAGGCGCAGGCCATGCGCAATGATCATGCGGTTTATCTAGTAGACAGCGGTCGCATTAACGTGGCCGGCCTGCAGGAGTCGCAGGTGAACTCGGTGGCCAATGCGTTGTTGAAAGTGACGGCGGGCTGATTAATAAGGCCACTCTGTACGCAACGACGGCAAGACGTAGGAATGCGTCAGCCGCCATATCACGTACAGCATGACGAGCGGTAGGATCAGCGTTTCCATGGTGTAAATCACCAGCAGCTGAACCAACCGCTCGATCAATCCATCGGAAAACTGGCGCATGCCGGCCAGTAAATCAGACGCCTGTCCGGCGATGCCGCGCATCCACACCAGCACCCCTTGACCGTCATCCACCACGGCCTCACCTTGCTGCAACTGCTCAGTGGTAATATTTACTTCGCTCTGTGCTTGCTGGCGTGGTCCGTCCAGTACGTGCTCAGAGATCATCCCGACAGCAGTGGCACCTAAAGGTATCCCGAGCCGCATCACGATGATCAGGGCAGTAAAAAGGCGGGTAAAGGTGAGTAGCGCCGGTCGCCACTGAGCGGGCATGACGACCAGAAGAAAGAGTGTGACCATCAACGCGGAACCAAACACCACCACGGCCAGCGACTGGCCAATCTCCATCACCAGCAGTTGAATGCCTATGGAGGTCATTGCCAGCACCATCACATCCGAATAGCGTACCGCCATGTCTTGCACTGGCTTAAAGACTTGACCAGGCTTAAAAGAGGCGACCCCCACGCCGACCTGCGCTTCGGAGAAAAAGGCGATGGCCCGGTCGATTAAACGCGCCGACGCATAGGAGCCTGCTGCGAGCAACAAAGAGCGTTGTAGAGTTTCCGTGGCCTTCGCTTCCAAGGGTGCTAGCGCGGGGTTGATTACATGGCGTTCGGCTAAGCCGGTGACGCACAGAGACAGCAGAGCTACTAACACTATCCCCAAAACTAAACGACGCTCCAACGGTTGGTGAAGGGTCAGTGTCTCAGGCGGTTCCGTTCTAGGGGCCGCCGATGCCTGTGTTTCCGGGGCGGGCGTGTCGGTTGAAAGTAAGGGAATCAAACGGCGCTGGCGGCGAGCGTGAAACTGCGCAGCCAGTGTTGTGCACGGAAGCACAAAACACAACAGACCCAGCGCAGTGTCCTCGCGTTGTTGGCTGTCCGCCAGCCACCAGCGTAAGCTCAACAGGCCAATAAAGAGTCCCGCTAACAGCCCGTAACTGATCCAACTGTGTTGCGCGACCAGGGTGAACCCGTACAGGAACGTCGCGTCCAGCAACATCCAAGGCCACGCCAGTTTATAACGCCGGAGAGAATTCATATTTATACACTGATTTGAGATTAATACCCTATGGTCGACAAGATAGCGCAGAGTGGCTATTGCGGCTACTGCATGTACATCTTGCTTTTCAGGTTCATCAAGATGTGCTTATACTAAATGGTATAAACGTCTTTTCGCCCAAGGCAACCACTGCCTGCAGTTGAGCAATGTATGGATAAACCAACGGAAACACCTACGGTAGATGCTGCAAACCTATCGGGCTTACCGCAATCGCTGAAGGCGCTGGTTGGTCAGGTTGCTGAGCGAAAGGCTGACTTCCCTGATCTAATCGTAGCGCTGTCACCGCTGATAAATAACGGCAGTGCGTTACCCACCGAGACGGCGCTCGAGCTTTCAGTGGCCTTGCACGACATTGAAGTTGAGGCTGCAGAAGACGATGCCCTGCACAGTTTGGTCAATCAGCAGAGCGCGCCCTCCTGTGCAATTAACGCCGCAGGGGCAGTGTTGGCGCTAAATGTGGCAGCGGCTCAATTGTTTGGCCTGCATGTGGGGGATGGCATTGGTCAGCTTGGGGTGAACGATACTGAGTGGCAAGACTGTCAACGCCGCTTGGCCGAAGTGGCGGGCTCAACAATGCTCAAAGTCACCCGCCCCGGTAACGAAGCGCTGCCGATGATTATGATTGGTCGCTACATCCACCGTTATCAGGTATTTGTGCTGACTGCACTGCAACATTATTGGCCAGAGGCGGTCGATAAAGCGCTAGAGGCACTGTTTCAACTCACCCGATCAGAGCGTGAGGTCCTGTCTTATCTGGCTCAAGGGCAAACAGCTGAGCAGATTGCAGCCAATCGTTCAAGGGCGGTAGGGACGGTGCGTCAACAAATAAAAACACTGCTCGAGAAAATGGGCAGCAGTACTCAGGTCCAGGCAGCAACTTTAGCCGCTGCAGCAGCCAATGCGTTGTCCGACAGCCCCGGTCGCAGTGACACCTTGTTATTGGGACAGGCCGTTGCGGACTTGTCGTTCAAAGAGTTTATTCGCGACGGGCGACGAGTGGGTTGGCGTCGCTATGGTGCCGCCGGCGGACACCCGGTGATATTTTTACACGGCCCTTTTTTTGGCGTCGGTGACTTTTTGGCTGATCGTCAATGGGCCGAACGCCTGGGTTTGGATGTGTTTGCGCTTGAACGGCCCGGGTATGGGCGTACCGACATACCGCAGCGACACACCTCCGTGCTCGACACCATGGTGGAGGACATTCTGACGCTGATGGCCAGAGAAGACATACCCAAGGCCGCATTCTTAACGCACGAAATTGGTCTTATTCCAGCGCTGGCAATTGCTCAGCGCGCACCAGAACGTATCAGCTACGTTCTGGGGGTCTCTGCAGCACCGCCCTTTCGTGAGTTGGCTCAGCTCAATGCAATGCCCTCGCAGCAGCGTATTTTTATCTGGGCAGCGCAGCACGCGCAGTGGTTAGTGCGGTTGCTGATTCGCTTGGGAATGGTTCGTCTGCGTAAGCTCGGTCCTGATCATTGGATGGAAGCCGTGTTTGGCGAGGTTGCAGGCGACATGGCCGTATTGCAGCGACCTGAGCTTCAGCCAGGGATCATTGGTGCCTACAGCTACAATGTGAATCAAGTCGGTGCCGGGTTTGAAGTCGATCTGCAACTGATGCTCAGCAACTGGGGAGACTTAATTCAGCAAAACCACATCCCCATACACCTATTGCATGGAACAGATAACCAGACCACACGGCTCGAATACGCCGAGGTCTTTTGCCAGTTGAATCCACATATCCAACTGGCGCGCATAGAAGGTAGCGGCCAAACCTTGGCCGTGGATTGCCCAGACGTGGTGTATCGGCGACTTGCTGAGCTGATCGTCCAGACAATAGATAGCTAGGTAGCGTGCATGTCTAAAGCAACCCAATCCGGCCTCCCGTTATCGCCGGAAGCCTTGAGTGCTATGGTGCGGAATGTCGCATTGCGCGAGGTCGAATTTAATGAGCTAGTTGAGGTATTGCAGCCTCTGTTGCTCAATAAGCGACGGCTGACCGCTGAGGTGGAGTTGGCGTTGTCGAATGCCTTGCATGAACTTGAAGGCTTAGCGGATGCGCGCGATATTATCAACAGCTTGGTAGATGGCTTTAGCGCTCCGGCATTAGTCTTGGATGAAAAAGGGACGGTCGTTGCTACCAACGCGCCTATACGAATACGATTCGATATCGACACCGGCTCCACTATTGCCGATCTAGGCTTAACAAACGTCCATTTTCAAGACTTTAAGCAGCGTGTATCTGACACCGCCGGAATTACCCTAGTGAACCTCGTGCCCTCACGTGAAGCAATTGATCACCGGCCGTTGCTCATGGTTGGGCAGTATGATCATAGTCAGTCGGTGTACGTCCTGATCGCTTTGCAGCAGCATTGGCCGGCCTCCATTGAACGAGCCGTCAGGGATTTGTTTGGCTTGTCGGCGCGAGAAACGGACGTCTTGGCGGGTTTAGCGGCAGGGTTGACGACGGACGATATTGCACAGCGTCGTGCGCGCAAGGTCACCACCGTTCGGCAGCAAGTTAAGTCGCTACTTAAAAAAATGGGCGCAGCCTCGCAGATACAGGCGGCCACGCTCGCCGCCGCTGCCTCTAATGCCGTCAGTCGGTCGTTTGGTGATGAGCTCACATTAACATTGCCAAATCAGCGAGAACCTTGGTTTAAAGGTGAGGTAGAGCGTGATGGCCGACGCATCGGTTGGCGACGTTTTGGGCGGCAGGGCGGTGTGCCGGTATTGTTTATTCATGGACCTTCGTTCGGCGCTGGTGAGTTTGAGCACGATCGATTGTGGGCGAAAGAATATGGTTTAGATGTGCTTGCCGTAGAGCGGCCTGGCTATGGCCGTACGGATCGACCTTACAAGCACGATGATCCATTGCACTGTCAGACAGCCGACATTCAAGCGGTTCTGGCGGCGCAAGGCCTTCAGCCTAAGAGAGTGGTGGCGCACGAAGTTGGCCTTATCGTTGGGTTGGCGTGGTTGCAAGAATATCCCAATCGTGTCGAGCAAGTGTTGGGTGTTTCTTGTGCACCACCCTTTGCTGAAATCAGCCAGCTCGAACAGATGCCTGCGCAGCAGGGCATATTTATTCTGGCCGCACGTCATGCGCCTTGGATGGCGAAATTGCTGCTGCGCTTACTGGTGGTTCGGTTGCGCCAGCTAGGCTCAGAACGTTGGTATCAGGCCGTGTTTGAAGAAGGCTCAGAGGACCTCTCCGTTGCGCAAAAGTCAGAGCTTAGAACCGGCGTGGTGGCGACGTATCCTTTCTATACTCAGCAGTTAGGAACCGGGTTCGAAGTGGACTTACAGGTCATGATTCAAGATTGGGGGCATTGGGTCGCCGAGTGTCCGGTCCCCATTACGCTATTGCATGGACAAGATAACCCTACCACACCGGTAGAGTATTTAAGTGTTTTTAAGGCGTTGAACCCTAGGGTGGAGATTCAGTGTATAGAAAAAAGCGGGCTCACTCTGGCGTTGAGTGAGCCCGAACGGATTTATCGAGAGCTTGCGAGGAAGTAATCGTCATCCGTGGCGTAAGGGATTCCCGAGCTCAGTATAGGTAAGCACGACCGCGATTACTCTCCTCTAAAGCATTGTCGGGTTCACCGATCAAAATGACCGACGCATCGCCAGACATCGCCGCTGCGTGACCGAAGCGACGGGAAGCAAGCGGCGAAGGCGCTTTAATCAGCACGTCTTCGGTGAGCGTAAACGTACTGGCATCGAAACTGAACAGGAAGGCGGCACCAGCCTCGTCGTGCAAGTTGCTTGCCCCTGGGGAAGCAAAACTGGACAGCCCTTGCACATCAGAGTTTTCAGTGCGCGCACCGACCAACAGCTTGCCGCCATCGTCCGTTAGCGCCAGCGAATAGCCGAAGTTCATCAGCGATGATGTTAGGCCTTGCGGCGTTACTGATCGCTTTTCCAGCCAGGCATCTCCCCAAGCGGCCATCTCTTCTTTGTGCATGATGTATGCCGCGCCATCAAAGCCGCCCGCTGCATAAGCGCCCACGGCGATGGTGTTGCCATCTTGTGACACAGCAACGGCCGAGCCAAAAAGGTCCTCGTTGCGGCTACCAGTCAAGTTGAAGTTGCCGCGCTCTGCCCAGTTGAAATTAGGATCGGCCGGTGTTGTTGTTGAAAAAACATACAGTCTCTCAGGGTTGCTGTAGCTGCCGCTCACCTGATAGTGGGGCGCGCCTATCGCTAGTGTGCTGCCGTCACCAGAACTAGCCACCGACCAACCAAAGCCGCTAAAGCGTGTGGTGTCGCTAGGCTTAATGTAGAGAACCTGATTCCAACTGGCGTTTGCACCCGAATAGACGAAGGCTGCACCCGATCTGCTGCCTTGGGTGTCGTTACGCGTTGCCACTACGAGGCTGCCAGTATAAATGCCGGTGTATTCGGTGCTTTCACCCGGTGCTCCCACAACTATGCGGGTACCGGCGTCATTGATGGCCACTGAATGGCCAAAACGGGCAGAGTTAAGAGCAGCTGCGTTGTTGGTATCCAATTGCTGTGAACCATTACGCGGATCGGCTTTGAAGTGCGCTCGATAGTCAAAGCGATTCTGCGCTGGGTTGTAAGTGAATACATAGGCGGCTCCGCTTTCGGAATCGAGTGTTTCACCTACAAAGCCTTGGCTGGTAAATACTCCCCGGGCTCGATTCGTATCGCCGGGTGCACCCACCACCAGCGTGCTGCCGTCTTCAGACAATGCCAGCGAGTAACCAAACTCGAACACATTCGCGGTGCTGGGTGGTTGAATATCACCCAAACGATCCCAGCTACCGCTGTTATTGCGCCAGATGCTCACGCGACCCGTTTCTTTGGTGCCGGCCATGGGACCAGGCGCACCAACGGCAATGGTCGAACCATCACGAGAAACAGCAACGGCGTGGCCAAAGGCTTGCTGTATGCTGGTGGCGGTAGCATCTGGGTCGAGTTGAGCAATGCCCGCAATGAGATCGTTGGCGGTTAAATCAACGCGATCGGCACTGGTCGTGGCAGTGCAATTTCCATCATTCGAGCCACAAGCACGTACTCTGTAAGAAGCACCAATATTGAGCGGCAGTGATGCGTTGATTAATGCAAACTCGGCAGTCGGTGTCGGATCGTTCGCAATGATCTCTACTGTGCTGAAAACAGGCAGTCCATCGGGACTCAACTGCAACCGATATTCATCGGCCCCTGTTACTGGCTGCCAGCTAAAACGCAGAGTTTTTGGTGATTCCACCGTCACAGCTAAGGTCGTACCCTGAACGAAGCTAACATTCACATCGCAGGCGGCGTTAATGGGTTCAGAAGTGAAGACATTGTTTGCAAAGGTGCCAGCACAACCAGTGACACTGCCTAAGCTGAACCCGACATCCGGTGATGCGGTGAAGCTGAAAGTCTCGCCGGGCATCACAGTCCAGTTATTCTGATTGATGCTACCGTTACCGCCTACAATGGTGGCGTTGACAACAGGTATTTCAGCGAAAGAGACATCCAAGGTACAGGGCGCAGTGGCGGACGGCAGGATATACTCAGTATTGGGGCCACTGAAGGACATCCCGTTCACTGGTGTACCATCGTTCTCGATAATACCGCAGCCATCAAAACTGGCCAAATACCAACCGGATTGCGGGATTATACCCAGAGGCAGAGCTTGATCTTCATACACAACAGTGGGTGCACTGCCATATGATATAAGTTCGCCTTGACCCACGATATTTAGAGTAAGGTCATGAATAATAGAAGATAGACCATAGTTCACTGTGCAATCTGATGAGATGGCAGCAGTTGTGTATTCAGCACCGTTAACGCTACCGCCGCAACCTTGGGCTTCTAAAAATTTACCATTGGGGATTGGGCTAAAGTCGAAAGTTGTCGCTTCACCCTCAAGTACAAAACGTGTTTCGCTAGTCCTCAGTCTGAAGAACTGCCCATCTTCCCAAGATCCTTCGTCCAGAGTAACTGTATTTCCCATTGCGAATTGTACTTCAACGGTGCAGTCTGCTGTGATGGTGTCTGTCCAGTAAACATTGTTGCCAAATGGGCTGGCATCGATCCCGCAGCCTGACACATTGATCACGCCAGCGCCTGAATCGGGAGTAATGGTGAAAATAGCCATATTGCCGTCATCGGGAACAGTTAAAATTTGCTCCTCTGGAGAAATAGTACCAGGGCCAGTGACATTGGTTGAGATGGTGTAGGTGGTACTGCCAGTACCTCCGGTGCCCCCAGAATCGCCAGAGCCACCATTATCATTTTGGCTAGAGTCCGTACCGTTGGTGCTATCGGTATTATTGGACGAAGAGTCGTTACAGGCGCTAACCAACAGTGTGGCCGCGCAAAGTGCTGATGTCAGTAATAGTTTGTTCACGGGAATATCCTCGCATTTCTGCACAGGTTCGATAAATCAATTTAGAGTGATGAATTCAGACCCTGCTCACAGCAGGAAGGGCCTGAGTTGCTATTGGCTATTGCAGACCCAGAATATCGGCCGGAGTAGCATTCCGCACCAAGCGAAAGTTCAACCCGGTTGTAGGTGGTTGCCCTGTGATGAAGGGCGCGTAAGAGTAGCTGGAGTTATTGAAGCTGTTGGTTAGAGGCTGTACGAAATCATAGAAACGGACGGTCATCACCGCATTCGTATATGTTCCCCCTGGTACTGGGGCACCAAGGGTATTGCTCCACACTGTGCTGTTCACGGGCTGACCAGCAAAGGCCGCTTCGTTGATTCGGGTGTTACAGCTAAATTCCAGCAAGCTGGCCACTTCTTTCACATTGGGTATGCGCCACTCGCTCGACTGGAAATCGGTATTGCTCTGTGCTGCTTGCAAGGCACCGATCCAATTCGCTGCCGTGGGTGTGCCCGTGCAACTGCCGTTCTCAAGGCTCATGCCATGCAGGCAGGGCTGCCAGATCAGGCCGGTACTTTTTTGCAGTACCCAGCCTTGGCTAGAAGTCACGTAATCCGCATCGTTGCTATTGCAAGCGGCCATGGCCGTTTGCGCCGCGAAAAGGCCTGCCATCATTAATGTTAGGGCTTGTTTGTTCATGGCTGTACTCCTTCTGGACCATTGCTGACCAATCTGGCGAAAGCGCCATCGTGAATGACGCCAAAAAGCACGAAATTGGCGCGAGGGTTGCTGGTGTTGACCAGTGAGCCGCGGAAGAAATCGACCAGGGTGTAATTTGGATCGCTGTACTGATCCAGATAGGTATCGCTGGTCCAATAGTGGGCATGGCGCACACGAGTTGTCGTATTCACATATTGATTCACCATGCGGGTATTGGGGAAAAAGTCTCTATCAATACTTAGGTATTCATTAATATTTCCGTCTGCACTGGCATTTAAGGTAATGCCATGCGGTTTGTCAAAATCCACCAAGCCAAACAGTTCGTTTGCGGTTGGTAAGCGCCAATTGCTGAGACCGCACAGGCCAGCGTTGTTGGTGGCTGTCACAAAGGCATTGACATCGCCAGCAGCTGAATCTGTTTCAGTACCCCAGACATAGCGTACATCACGGTTGGTGGTGGTTTTTACTTCCCAAACCAAGCCCGTAACGTTGTCGCGTACACAGCTGTGTTCTGAGTCATCAGTAATGGGGTTGCCAGAGCTATCAAGTTTTGTGAGGTCGAAACCTCCCGAGCCTGAGCCCAATTTGACTGGAGCACTAGCATCCCGACCGATTAGAGCATCTTGCGTCGTACCCACTGTTGAGGCTGAACAATCGGCAACATCATACCCGCCTGCAACGGTAGTATGTGGGGCATAACAACGTACTGCACCGCTGTCATTGATTTGACCACTGACCGCCATGATCTGACTGAAGTCGACTAGAGATTGTGTATGAGAGTCGTCAGAGAGCAATGCAATATAGGTCAGCTCTCCATCAATAGCGGGTAAGACGCATGGGCTCGTATTGCAATCAGCAGCCAAAGAAATACCGCCCGCAGTAGGGCTGTTTTGGTCAACTTCACTATCTCCGAAGTAAAGTGAGTATGTGTCGGAGTTAGCTACGTTAGTCCAAGAAATCAACAAGCGATTCGCTAGAGGCACAGCAGTAAGTTGTGCTTCATTCGCAAAGGTGGGCGCGGCACCACCGACATCATTGTTGTCTGTGTTGTCTGTGGCGCTTTCTTCATTGCATGCGCTTAGAAACAGAGCACCACAGATGAGTAGAAAAATGGAAAGGTGTTTGTACATTGATAACAACTCCCTCTGAATGTTTATTACAAAGAGGTGAATTATTGAGCTTCACCGCTTTAGTCGACTCAGAAGGTTAGGGGAGTGTTATGAAAAGGGCATCTACCATATGGTACAAAACAGCACTTAATTCCGCGCGACAGGCGTTTTTATAACGGATGTGCCTAAAGATCAGGCATGCCTCCCGCCTTGTGGCCGGAGGCATGTGGTTTTAGAGTTGATTTAAGGAGTTTGTTCAGCGCTGCGCAGCGATCCAATCGAGCACTAGCGTGCGTTCGTCGCTCGACATGCCGGTCATATTGCCCAACGGCATGTAGTTGCTGCGCATGGAGGTCACCACTCGGTCAGGCATCACCATCACATCGTCGGTGTTCTCAAATATCAGGCCAGCGGGAGCGCTACTGAACATCGGTGACGACGGCGACGCTGCGTGGCAGCCCGCACAATGTACTTCAAGAATACTGTTAATCTGGCTGACATTGATGGCGCTCAACTCGGCAGCACGCTCTTCTGAAACCGCTGTTTGAGTAGAGCTGGGCGGCGCCATTAAGAACGCCAGTCCAGCCAATGCGACCAAGGCAATCACCAAAATAGCCGGTTGTACCTTGCCTTGGTGTTTGAGGTTAAAGTAGTGCCGCGCATAGGCGCTGATCGCACAAATGGCGGCCAGTACTGCCCAATTCCACTCATGCCCGTAGGTCATGGGGTAGTGATTGCTCAGCATGATGAAGATGATGGGCAGCGTGAAGTAGTTGTTGTGCGTGGACCGGAGCTTAGCCATTAAGGCCGGTGCAGGGTCTGGTGTTTCGCCCGCTTGTACCGCCGCTACCATTTTGCGCTGCGCGGGAATGATGCCCAAGAAGACGTTCGCCGCCATGATGGTGCCGATGAGCGCGCCGACTTGCATGTAGGCCCCGCGCCCTGAAAACAGTGATGTCATTACCCACGCGTACAGCGTAAGGATGGCAAACAGGACTATGCCGAACCACATGCCATTGCGGCGCAGTGGGGTGCGCAGCAAGCCTTCGTAGATCGCCAAACCGATTGCTAACGATACGACGGAAATCAAGATCGCGTGCGGCGTGCTGAAGGCGAACTTACTGGCATCCACCAAATAGGCTTGCGCGCCCACGTAATAGATCAGAACCATCAACACCATACCGGTCAGCCAGGTGGTGTAGGCTTCCCACTTGAACCAATGCAGCGTTTCGGGTTGTTCTTCGGGCCCTAGTTGGTATTTGGCGACTTCGTAGTAACCGCCGCCATGGACGGCCCACAAGTCACCCTTGATGCCCTTGTCTTTCTTCCATTGCGGCGGTTCGCGTAGGTTGTTGTCGAGCCAAATAAAGTAGAACGACGCGCCGATCCAGGCGACGCCAGCGATTACATGGAACCAGCGGAAGAACAGCTGGAGCCAGTCCATCAAATAAGCCATGGTCATAGGAGAGTCCTCAACTGCCGCGGTATGTGGAGTAACCGAAGTCACTCAAAAGTAACGGAATGTGGTAATGCTCATCGGGGTTGTCGATGGTAAACACGATGCTCACTGTGGGGTAAAAATTGGCGCGCTGACGCGCCGTTAGCCAGTCGCCGGTGGCGAATTCCACACGATACGTGCCGGCTTCACGCTGCTCTCCAGCCAACCAATCGATGATGCGGCCATCGCTGTTGGTGCGGCCTGCTGCAATGGGGTGCCACTCGCCGCCGGACTGCTTCGCTAAGGTCACCGCCAGGTCGGCGGCGGGGCGGCCGGTCACCGTGTCCAATACATGGGTGGTGATGGGACTTTTCTGTGTGCTCATGATGCCGTC
It contains:
- a CDS encoding alpha/beta fold hydrolase, which translates into the protein MSKATQSGLPLSPEALSAMVRNVALREVEFNELVEVLQPLLLNKRRLTAEVELALSNALHELEGLADARDIINSLVDGFSAPALVLDEKGTVVATNAPIRIRFDIDTGSTIADLGLTNVHFQDFKQRVSDTAGITLVNLVPSREAIDHRPLLMVGQYDHSQSVYVLIALQQHWPASIERAVRDLFGLSARETDVLAGLAAGLTTDDIAQRRARKVTTVRQQVKSLLKKMGAASQIQAATLAAAASNAVSRSFGDELTLTLPNQREPWFKGEVERDGRRIGWRRFGRQGGVPVLFIHGPSFGAGEFEHDRLWAKEYGLDVLAVERPGYGRTDRPYKHDDPLHCQTADIQAVLAAQGLQPKRVVAHEVGLIVGLAWLQEYPNRVEQVLGVSCAPPFAEISQLEQMPAQQGIFILAARHAPWMAKLLLRLLVVRLRQLGSERWYQAVFEEGSEDLSVAQKSELRTGVVATYPFYTQQLGTGFEVDLQVMIQDWGHWVAECPVPITLLHGQDNPTTPVEYLSVFKALNPRVEIQCIEKSGLTLALSEPERIYRELARK
- a CDS encoding urate hydroxylase PuuD, encoding MTMAYLMDWLQLFFRWFHVIAGVAWIGASFYFIWLDNNLREPPQWKKDKGIKGDLWAVHGGGYYEVAKYQLGPEEQPETLHWFKWEAYTTWLTGMVLMVLIYYVGAQAYLVDASKFAFSTPHAILISVVSLAIGLAIYEGLLRTPLRRNGMWFGIVLFAILTLYAWVMTSLFSGRGAYMQVGALIGTIMAANVFLGIIPAQRKMVAAVQAGETPDPAPALMAKLRSTHNNYFTLPIIFIMLSNHYPMTYGHEWNWAVLAAICAISAYARHYFNLKHQGKVQPAILVIALVALAGLAFLMAPPSSTQTAVSEERAAELSAINVSQINSILEVHCAGCHAASPSSPMFSSAPAGLIFENTDDVMVMPDRVVTSMRSNYMPLGNMTGMSSDERTLVLDWIAAQR
- a CDS encoding DUF1566 domain-containing protein, giving the protein MNKQALTLMMAGLFAAQTAMAACNSNDADYVTSSQGWVLQKSTGLIWQPCLHGMSLENGSCTGTPTAANWIGALQAAQSNTDFQSSEWRIPNVKEVASLLEFSCNTRINEAAFAGQPVNSTVWSNTLGAPVPGGTYTNAVMTVRFYDFVQPLTNSFNNSSYSYAPFITGQPPTTGLNFRLVRNATPADILGLQ
- the uraH gene encoding hydroxyisourate hydrolase — translated: MSTQKSPITTHVLDTVTGRPAADLAVTLAKQSGGEWHPIAAGRTNSDGRIIDWLAGEQREAGTYRVEFATGDWLTARQRANFYPTVSIVFTIDNPDEHYHIPLLLSDFGYSTYRGS
- a CDS encoding alpha/beta fold hydrolase, with the protein product MDKPTETPTVDAANLSGLPQSLKALVGQVAERKADFPDLIVALSPLINNGSALPTETALELSVALHDIEVEAAEDDALHSLVNQQSAPSCAINAAGAVLALNVAAAQLFGLHVGDGIGQLGVNDTEWQDCQRRLAEVAGSTMLKVTRPGNEALPMIMIGRYIHRYQVFVLTALQHYWPEAVDKALEALFQLTRSEREVLSYLAQGQTAEQIAANRSRAVGTVRQQIKTLLEKMGSSTQVQAATLAAAAANALSDSPGRSDTLLLGQAVADLSFKEFIRDGRRVGWRRYGAAGGHPVIFLHGPFFGVGDFLADRQWAERLGLDVFALERPGYGRTDIPQRHTSVLDTMVEDILTLMAREDIPKAAFLTHEIGLIPALAIAQRAPERISYVLGVSAAPPFRELAQLNAMPSQQRIFIWAAQHAQWLVRLLIRLGMVRLRKLGPDHWMEAVFGEVAGDMAVLQRPELQPGIIGAYSYNVNQVGAGFEVDLQLMLSNWGDLIQQNHIPIHLLHGTDNQTTRLEYAEVFCQLNPHIQLARIEGSGQTLAVDCPDVVYRRLAELIVQTIDS
- a CDS encoding amino acid aminotransferase, which translates into the protein MILDNLTPVGLDPILSLSAACRADDRPHKVDLGIGVYRDSHGETPVMVAIKMAEARLLEHQTSKAYVGMAGNESFNESMINLLLGESKAKARAVGVQTPGASGALRMLADVIKMSTPDATVWLSDLSYANHAPIMKTAGLNVRYYPYFDPETKLVQADAMLAALREAGKNDVVLLHGSCHNPTGADIDLDTWKNITTLAVSQGFLPFVDMAYQGFGDGMDEDAAGLRYLVDRVESMVIASSCSKNFGLYRERTGIAVVVGKTLEQAQAVKSRIMESARGTYTMPPDHGAALVDMILRDTSLRTNWQSEVSSMRQRVQTLRTLLADALREKSGTQDWEFIKHHKGMFSVLGITAEQAQAMRNDHAVYLVDSGRINVAGLQESQVNSVANALLKVTAG
- a CDS encoding DUF1566 domain-containing protein; protein product: MYKHLSIFLLICGALFLSACNEESATDNTDNNDVGGAAPTFANEAQLTAVPLANRLLISWTNVANSDTYSLYFGDSEVDQNSPTAGGISLAADCNTSPCVLPAIDGELTYIALLSDDSHTQSLVDFSQIMAVSGQINDSGAVRCYAPHTTVAGGYDVADCSASTVGTTQDALIGRDASAPVKLGSGSGGFDLTKLDSSGNPITDDSEHSCVRDNVTGLVWEVKTTTNRDVRYVWGTETDSAAGDVNAFVTATNNAGLCGLSNWRLPTANELFGLVDFDKPHGITLNASADGNINEYLSIDRDFFPNTRMVNQYVNTTTRVRHAHYWTSDTYLDQYSDPNYTLVDFFRGSLVNTSNPRANFVLFGVIHDGAFARLVSNGPEGVQP